A stretch of the Phycisphaerales bacterium genome encodes the following:
- the hpt gene encoding hypoxanthine phosphoribosyltransferase: MQTARSMHQDIDRVLVTKKQIADRVSEMAEELSSELMNIEGDSEIVLLPIMTGSVIFVADLMRQLPMRLRIDVVTVSSYPGMSKTSQGAMLRDKIPESIRGQHVLVVDDILDSGSTIRLIRSEVERIGVRSIRSCMLLRKTIPSAMETPCEYVGFDIPDEFVVGYGLDYNGYYRNLPDICVLKADIQ, translated from the coding sequence ATGCAGACAGCAAGAAGTATGCACCAGGATATTGATCGTGTGTTGGTGACAAAAAAGCAGATCGCTGATCGTGTTTCTGAGATGGCAGAGGAACTCTCATCAGAGCTCATGAATATTGAAGGTGACTCAGAGATCGTATTGCTTCCAATTATGACTGGAAGCGTGATCTTTGTTGCAGATCTAATGCGACAGTTGCCAATGAGGCTTCGTATCGATGTGGTGACAGTGAGTAGTTACCCCGGAATGTCTAAGACATCTCAGGGCGCCATGCTTCGCGATAAAATTCCTGAGTCTATTCGTGGGCAACACGTCCTTGTTGTCGATGACATTCTTGACTCTGGGTCAACCATACGTCTAATTCGATCTGAAGTAGAGCGCATTGGTGTTCGTTCTATTCGTTCATGTATGTTGCTACGAAAGACAATTCCATCAGCGATGGAAACGCCTTGTGAGTATGTGGGCTTCGACATACCGGATGAATTTGTTGTTGGATATGGTCTTGACTACAACGGTTACTATCGAAATCTTCCTGATATTTGTGTTCTCAAGGCTGATATCCAGTGA
- the groL gene encoding chaperonin GroEL (60 kDa chaperone family; promotes refolding of misfolded polypeptides especially under stressful conditions; forms two stacked rings of heptamers to form a barrel-shaped 14mer; ends can be capped by GroES; misfolded proteins enter the barrel where they are refolded when GroES binds) codes for MAVKELAFDTDARKALLAGVEKLAAAVRSTLGPRGRNAVLDKSWGGPTVTKDGVTVAEEIELRDKVENMGAQLVKEASSKTSDDAGDGTTTATILAEAIFRAGLKKIAAGVDANALVRGMKRGVEVVVEDIAKRAVPVENKIAPVATISANNDATIGKIMADAFNKVGKDGVITVEEGKSLETHVDVVEGMQFDRGYLSPNFVTDAENMTVEFDKALVLVCEEKIEAVQKLVPFLEKVMAAKRPLLIIAEDVTSEALSTLVINKLRGVLQVAAVKAPGYGDRRKAMLQDIAVLTGGEALMKDLGLELDKIGISQLGQAKKVEITADHCTILEGAGSSKSIKDRIEQIRREIELSDSDYDREKLQERLAKLAGGVAQINVGAASEAELKEKKARVEDALHATRAAVAEGIVPGGGVSFIRAIPALAKVRKEVSGDAKYGVDIIEEALAVPLRSIAENAGEKGTVIVSRVAEGKGNFGFNALTLKYTDLMEDGVITPAKVDRTALQNAASVATVLLTADCVVTEIDSGDDGHGDDHGGMDPMGGMGGMGGMGGMGGMPGMGGMGGMGGMPGMGGMGF; via the coding sequence ATGGCTGTTAAGGAATTGGCATTTGATACTGACGCTCGCAAAGCCTTATTGGCTGGTGTTGAGAAGTTGGCAGCGGCTGTCCGCTCGACGCTTGGCCCACGTGGCCGCAACGCAGTGTTAGATAAATCCTGGGGTGGCCCAACGGTCACCAAAGACGGAGTCACCGTCGCCGAGGAAATCGAACTACGAGACAAAGTCGAGAACATGGGCGCTCAGCTCGTCAAGGAGGCTTCATCGAAGACCTCTGATGATGCTGGTGACGGCACAACGACCGCCACCATTCTGGCCGAAGCGATTTTCCGTGCTGGGCTCAAGAAAATAGCAGCAGGCGTAGATGCAAATGCGCTCGTCCGCGGCATGAAGCGTGGCGTCGAAGTTGTCGTTGAAGACATCGCTAAACGAGCCGTTCCTGTTGAAAACAAAATTGCGCCTGTAGCAACGATTTCAGCAAACAACGATGCGACCATTGGAAAGATCATGGCTGATGCCTTTAATAAAGTAGGCAAAGATGGTGTGATCACTGTGGAAGAAGGCAAGAGTCTTGAGACACACGTCGATGTTGTTGAAGGTATGCAGTTCGATCGTGGATACCTGAGTCCAAACTTCGTGACTGATGCTGAAAACATGACCGTCGAATTTGATAAGGCTTTGGTGCTGGTTTGCGAAGAGAAGATTGAAGCAGTTCAAAAGCTCGTTCCGTTCCTTGAAAAGGTGATGGCGGCGAAGCGGCCGTTACTCATCATTGCTGAGGATGTGACAAGTGAAGCGCTTTCGACGCTGGTGATTAATAAGCTTCGTGGCGTGCTCCAGGTTGCAGCGGTCAAGGCACCAGGTTATGGAGATCGTCGCAAGGCCATGCTCCAAGATATTGCAGTTCTGACCGGCGGCGAAGCGTTGATGAAGGACCTCGGACTCGAACTGGACAAGATTGGCATCAGTCAGCTCGGTCAAGCCAAGAAAGTTGAAATTACGGCTGATCATTGCACCATTCTCGAAGGTGCTGGTTCAAGCAAGAGTATTAAAGATCGCATTGAGCAGATTCGTCGCGAGATCGAACTCAGTGATTCGGATTATGACCGCGAAAAACTTCAAGAGCGTTTAGCGAAGCTTGCTGGTGGCGTTGCACAAATCAATGTGGGCGCAGCGAGTGAAGCTGAACTTAAGGAAAAGAAGGCTCGCGTTGAAGATGCATTACATGCAACAAGAGCAGCGGTTGCCGAGGGTATTGTTCCTGGCGGCGGCGTGAGCTTTATTCGTGCGATCCCAGCATTGGCAAAAGTACGGAAAGAAGTGAGTGGTGATGCGAAGTATGGCGTTGACATCATTGAAGAAGCGCTGGCTGTGCCACTGCGATCGATTGCTGAAAACGCTGGTGAAAAGGGTACGGTCATCGTAAGCCGTGTTGCTGAAGGCAAGGGTAACTTTGGTTTCAATGCGTTGACATTGAAATACACCGATCTTATGGAAGATGGGGTCATTACACCGGCAAAGGTTGATCGCACAGCATTGCAAAATGCAGCATCTGTAGCGACCGTGCTTCTGACTGCTGACTGTGTTGTCACTGAGATAGATAGTGGTGATGACGGCCATGGTGATGACCATGGTGGCATGGACCCAATGGGCGGCATGGGCGGCATGGGTGGCATGGGCGGCATGGGTGGCATGCCGGGCATGGGCGGCATGGGCGGCATGGGTGGCATGCCAGGTATGGGTGGCATGGGCTTCTAA
- the groL gene encoding chaperonin GroEL (60 kDa chaperone family; promotes refolding of misfolded polypeptides especially under stressful conditions; forms two stacked rings of heptamers to form a barrel-shaped 14mer; ends can be capped by GroES; misfolded proteins enter the barrel where they are refolded when GroES binds) has translation MSTKQMRFDSDARQEFKRGVDHIARAVATTMGPNGRHVVLEKSFGGPSVTRDGVTVAKEVDLPAPFENMGAKMINQVAKKTADIAGDGTTTATVLAQALYTDGLRHVTAGANPVAIQRGVNKAAAVACDAVEKLASKCTGKGDLAKIATISANQDSEIGKMISEALDRVGADGVIEVEEGKTAHTTLDYVEGMSFDKGFLSPYFMTDPKTAECILEDPIILIHEKKISNLAELLPLLNKAAATSRPLLIIAEDVENEALAALVVNRLRGVLQVAAVKAPGFGERRKAMLGDIAALTAGEFLSEDLGRNLEDIETSELGTAKRVVITKDSTTIIRGGGKKKDIDARANQIRKQIERSTSDYDSEKLQERLARLTSGVAIVSVGAVTEVAMKEAKDRVDDALNATRAAAKEGYVPGGGVACLRAVEAIEQSRSKAKGDERLGFDILVTALEAPAHRIATNAGADGDLIVEKIKEGKGPFGYNALAGKFEDLVKAGVIDPALVVRTCIQNAASVAGLMLTTDVIVTELKDEEKPVEGASF, from the coding sequence ATGTCTACTAAGCAAATGAGATTCGATTCTGATGCCCGCCAAGAATTCAAGCGTGGCGTCGATCACATCGCTCGTGCGGTTGCCACCACAATGGGGCCAAACGGTCGTCATGTTGTTCTAGAAAAGTCCTTTGGTGGTCCTTCTGTAACGCGCGATGGTGTTACGGTTGCCAAAGAAGTGGATTTACCTGCTCCCTTTGAGAACATGGGCGCCAAGATGATCAATCAGGTTGCCAAGAAGACAGCAGATATTGCTGGAGATGGCACAACCACCGCAACAGTGCTTGCACAAGCGCTTTATACAGATGGTCTTCGTCACGTGACTGCTGGCGCTAATCCTGTAGCTATCCAACGTGGTGTGAATAAAGCAGCCGCGGTTGCCTGTGATGCAGTTGAAAAACTCGCAAGCAAGTGTACGGGTAAAGGTGATCTTGCCAAGATCGCTACTATTTCTGCGAACCAAGACAGTGAAATTGGAAAGATGATCTCTGAAGCGCTCGATCGGGTTGGCGCTGATGGCGTTATCGAGGTTGAAGAGGGGAAGACGGCGCACACGACCTTGGACTATGTTGAGGGCATGTCATTTGATAAGGGATTTCTTAGCCCTTACTTCATGACCGATCCCAAGACTGCGGAGTGCATTCTTGAAGACCCCATCATCTTGATCCACGAAAAGAAGATCTCAAATCTGGCTGAGCTTTTGCCACTCCTAAATAAGGCTGCTGCGACAAGTAGGCCACTGCTCATCATCGCCGAAGATGTTGAAAATGAAGCCTTAGCGGCATTGGTCGTAAACCGGCTTCGTGGGGTATTACAAGTTGCAGCTGTAAAGGCGCCTGGGTTTGGTGAACGCCGTAAGGCCATGCTTGGCGATATAGCAGCATTGACTGCCGGCGAGTTTTTATCTGAAGACCTTGGTCGCAATCTTGAAGATATTGAGACGAGCGAATTAGGCACGGCCAAGCGTGTGGTGATTACGAAGGACTCGACCACAATTATTCGCGGTGGTGGCAAAAAGAAAGATATCGATGCCCGTGCCAACCAGATTCGCAAGCAGATCGAGCGATCGACCAGTGATTACGATAGTGAGAAGCTGCAAGAGCGGCTTGCACGACTGACGAGTGGCGTTGCAATTGTCAGTGTTGGTGCTGTTACTGAAGTAGCTATGAAGGAAGCCAAAGATCGTGTTGATGACGCGCTTAATGCAACCCGAGCAGCTGCTAAAGAAGGGTATGTTCCTGGCGGTGGAGTCGCATGTCTTCGTGCTGTGGAAGCTATCGAGCAATCACGTAGTAAAGCCAAGGGTGATGAACGACTCGGTTTCGATATTCTTGTCACTGCACTCGAAGCACCTGCTCATCGGATTGCTACCAATGCTGGTGCTGATGGTGATTTGATCGTTGAAAAGATCAAGGAAGGCAAAGGTCCATTTGGTTACAACGCTCTCGCGGGCAAGTTCGAAGACCTTGTCAAAGCAGGCGTGATCGATCCAGCCCTCGTGGTGAGAACATGTATTCAAAATGCGGCTTCAGTTGCGGGTTTGATGCTAACGACAGATGTCATCGTTACAGAGCTAAAGGATGAAGAGAAGCCGGTTGAGGGCGCATCCTTCTAG
- a CDS encoding co-chaperone GroES, which translates to MAVKPLEDRVLIRPLEAESKTASGIYLPESAKEKPIQGKIVAAGPGKLLEGGERAKLSIKKGDVVVFSKYAGTEVEIKNATHLIMRAGDLLGVVDS; encoded by the coding sequence ATGGCCGTCAAGCCTCTCGAAGATCGTGTTCTGATTCGTCCCCTAGAAGCAGAGTCCAAGACAGCGTCTGGGATTTATTTGCCTGAGTCAGCCAAAGAAAAGCCCATACAAGGCAAGATTGTTGCGGCAGGCCCAGGAAAGTTGCTTGAGGGAGGTGAGCGTGCCAAGCTCTCCATCAAGAAGGGCGATGTTGTTGTGTTCAGCAAGTACGCCGGAACAGAAGTTGAAATCAAAAATGCCACGCACCTAATTATGCGTGCGGGTGATCTGCTCGGTGTCGTTGACTCTTAA
- a CDS encoding TIGR00153 family protein translates to MRTFARLFRKSPFGALTAHMDCVVQCIEGAHELLILFQSGERGETSRLAKRVSKLEYKADQVKNEIRNGMPRWIMFSVDRSTLLSVVSMQDSIADKAEDVAVLLTLKHLPTIPKLSKVLREFIDANMDAFRIVVKIVKELPNLAESGFKGAESERIQALVDQVASKEHEVDLIQRKLLKELFKNSADLSTPDFYLWARLTEEIAEISNLSENLANRIRLMLEQM, encoded by the coding sequence ATGAGAACATTTGCAAGGTTATTTAGAAAGTCACCATTTGGCGCTCTCACTGCGCATATGGATTGTGTGGTGCAGTGTATTGAAGGCGCGCATGAGCTCTTGATCTTGTTTCAGTCAGGTGAACGTGGCGAAACAAGCCGACTTGCTAAGCGGGTATCAAAACTCGAATACAAAGCAGATCAGGTTAAGAATGAGATCCGCAACGGTATGCCCCGTTGGATTATGTTTAGTGTTGATCGATCAACATTGCTTTCAGTAGTTTCAATGCAGGATTCCATTGCGGATAAAGCAGAAGACGTTGCGGTACTACTCACCCTTAAGCATTTACCAACGATCCCCAAGTTATCGAAAGTCTTGCGTGAATTTATTGATGCCAACATGGACGCTTTTAGGATTGTGGTAAAAATTGTCAAAGAGCTTCCGAATTTAGCAGAGTCAGGATTTAAGGGGGCTGAGTCTGAGCGAATTCAGGCATTGGTTGACCAGGTCGCGTCCAAGGAACATGAAGTCGACCTTATTCAAAGGAAGTTGCTCAAAGAGCTATTCAAAAACTCAGCAGATCTAAGCACTCCAGATTTTTATCTCTGGGCTCGTCTCACGGAAGAGATTGCTGAGATAAGTAATCTCTCTGAGAATCTAGCTAATCGTATTCGCTTGATGTTAGAACAGATGTAG
- the dnaJ gene encoding molecular chaperone DnaJ produces the protein MPSTRDYYEVLGVQRTASAEEIKRAYRRLAMKFHPDRNPGDSAAEEKFKEAAEAYEVLADSEKRSRFDRFGHAGLRGTPGHDFNSMNAHDIFSMFNEIFGGGMGGRQRRSGTPRGYDLETEVEITLEQVLTGVEKEVEFKRLDTCTTCDGSGSEPGSTPIVCSMCGGQGQQEQAGLGGMFRMVTTCRRCQGRGSVIEHPCGRCSGEGRSPVKRTLVVRIPPGISSGQAVRIAGEGEPPGREAGTNGVGVRGDLHVVVRVARHDVFERDTDDLLVALPTSFTQMALGSELEAAGLDKPHQVEVPAGTQPGAVFKIHGAGLPDLRSGKRGDLVVILHLEVPKKLTEDQRRLLVEYAETEDLNVGTSGGSFWGKVKDAVKGGNTKQRSS, from the coding sequence ATGCCCAGTACGCGCGACTATTACGAGGTCTTAGGTGTGCAGCGCACAGCGTCGGCCGAGGAAATTAAGCGCGCGTACCGCCGCTTGGCAATGAAGTTTCACCCAGATCGGAATCCAGGTGATTCGGCCGCGGAAGAGAAATTTAAAGAAGCAGCAGAGGCCTACGAAGTTCTTGCTGACAGTGAAAAGCGGTCGCGTTTTGATCGTTTTGGTCACGCTGGTCTTCGTGGTACGCCTGGGCATGACTTCAACTCAATGAATGCCCATGATATTTTCTCTATGTTCAATGAGATTTTTGGTGGCGGAATGGGTGGCCGTCAAAGACGTAGTGGAACGCCTCGAGGTTACGATCTTGAGACAGAGGTAGAAATCACACTTGAGCAAGTGTTAACGGGTGTTGAAAAAGAGGTTGAGTTTAAACGTCTTGATACTTGTACGACTTGCGATGGCAGCGGCTCAGAGCCAGGTTCAACACCAATTGTTTGCTCGATGTGTGGTGGACAAGGACAGCAGGAGCAAGCCGGTCTGGGTGGTATGTTCCGGATGGTCACCACGTGTCGTCGATGTCAGGGCCGTGGTTCGGTGATTGAACATCCATGTGGCCGTTGTAGTGGCGAGGGGCGTAGCCCTGTCAAGCGAACGCTTGTCGTCCGTATTCCACCAGGTATCTCAAGCGGGCAAGCAGTTCGTATTGCTGGTGAGGGTGAACCACCGGGTCGAGAAGCTGGTACGAATGGTGTGGGTGTGAGAGGTGATCTTCACGTCGTAGTTCGTGTCGCGCGACATGATGTATTTGAACGTGATACCGATGATCTCTTGGTCGCACTTCCAACGTCATTTACACAGATGGCACTTGGATCCGAGCTTGAAGCAGCAGGACTAGACAAGCCCCATCAAGTAGAGGTTCCTGCAGGAACACAGCCAGGAGCTGTATTCAAAATTCATGGCGCCGGTTTGCCTGATTTACGAAGTGGAAAACGGGGCGATCTGGTTGTGATTTTGCATCTAGAGGTACCCAAAAAGCTTACAGAAGATCAGCGAAGGCTCCTTGTCGAGTATGCCGAGACCGAGGATCTTAATGTTGGCACTTCTGGGGGATCATTCTGGGGTAAGGTAAAAGACGCTGTTAAGGGTGGCAATACGAAGCAGCGATCGTCGTGA
- a CDS encoding MoxR family ATPase, which produces MDHTLIDRLRQNITSVYMGNQTAVDRVLVALLARGHLLIEDVPGVGKTVLAMALARSIDSSFARIQCTPDLLPSDITGVTIYNRQDSSFEFRPGPIFHNIIVADEINRTTPRTQSALLEAMSETSITVDGQTHPLPDPFMVIATQNPYEFEGTFFLPENQLDRFLIRINLGYPSPDDESRVIRRQPARTSLTELEPVMKTHEVRELQNAVDEVRLEDSLVDYIIALATATRAHNDLQVGVSPRGALALSQTAKATALLHGRDYCIPEDVVSNVLPTCAHRVISRTYKHDGDTKTTHRIIQQVLETVPSPA; this is translated from the coding sequence ATGGATCATACGCTGATCGATCGACTACGCCAGAACATTACTTCAGTCTATATGGGTAACCAAACCGCTGTAGACCGAGTGCTTGTTGCGCTACTAGCTCGCGGGCACCTACTTATCGAAGATGTCCCAGGCGTTGGCAAGACCGTTTTAGCGATGGCTCTAGCTCGCTCGATAGACTCTTCGTTTGCTCGAATCCAGTGTACGCCCGACTTACTCCCCAGTGATATCACCGGTGTCACTATCTATAACCGGCAAGATTCCTCATTTGAGTTCCGGCCCGGACCGATCTTTCACAACATCATTGTGGCAGATGAGATCAACCGAACAACACCACGCACTCAGTCGGCCTTACTTGAGGCGATGAGCGAAACAAGCATTACTGTTGATGGCCAAACTCATCCGTTGCCAGATCCTTTTATGGTTATTGCCACTCAGAATCCCTATGAATTTGAAGGCACTTTCTTCTTACCGGAAAACCAGCTTGACCGTTTTCTCATAAGGATCAATCTCGGCTATCCGTCACCAGATGATGAATCGAGAGTTATTCGAAGGCAGCCCGCTCGTACTTCACTGACTGAACTTGAGCCAGTAATGAAAACTCATGAAGTCCGAGAGCTCCAGAATGCTGTTGATGAGGTTCGGCTTGAAGATTCTTTGGTTGACTACATTATTGCCCTCGCCACTGCCACACGCGCCCACAATGATTTACAGGTGGGCGTCAGCCCTCGTGGGGCGCTGGCTTTATCTCAGACTGCAAAAGCAACGGCACTGCTGCATGGGCGAGATTACTGCATACCTGAAGACGTTGTTTCAAATGTACTTCCCACTTGTGCGCACCGCGTTATAAGTAGAACTTACAAGCATGATGGCGACACCAAAACGACGCACCGAATCATTCAGCAAGTACTGGAAACGGTGCCCAGCCCTGCCTAA
- the mgtE gene encoding magnesium transporter, translated as MMMNHSSDSSHESNQNEGASSSERVASSLRIDLTDELNAQDERVAELMAHTIDVPALATAVQQQAAADAADILEDLDSESAAELLELMDDKSAAAALAEMATPLARIVVEDLLEEDKAESISLIVGMMAPDDAAELMRILDSSPREQILSFIPLHEANSIRKLLGYDAETAGGVMTTDYRTLSDHSTLAQAVEHLRQQQMPEDQRILPVVDKGNRLVGIIRIRDLLFNDPSSIIEDAMNNTVHAVRSQTDREEVARQFSRYDYSMLPVVDGQDRLLGVITVDDVLETLRDEQTEDVQKLVGAGREEAVYSSVMQKMRGRSPWLIASLIFMIPAAYVVLQFEGMIKDLALLAVLMPVAAALAGNAGHQALAVTLRGLVLDEVRRGRVWPLLRRELIVGLFTGLGLGTLVGLFVWGLSSVVQGASWQLGIVVLCAMTLSMSVGTLAGTSIPLVMKKVGADPAQASAIILIMITDAVAFLSLLGISFALHVWLLGYTSQ; from the coding sequence ATGATGATGAACCATTCATCCGACTCGTCGCATGAGTCCAATCAGAATGAAGGCGCCTCTTCTTCAGAGCGGGTTGCGAGCTCATTACGGATTGATCTCACTGATGAGCTCAATGCGCAGGATGAGCGTGTTGCGGAGTTAATGGCCCACACGATTGATGTGCCAGCTCTTGCCACAGCCGTCCAGCAGCAGGCAGCAGCTGATGCCGCTGACATTCTTGAAGACCTTGACAGCGAATCTGCAGCTGAGCTTCTGGAGCTCATGGATGATAAATCCGCCGCTGCGGCCTTGGCTGAAATGGCAACGCCGTTGGCGCGGATTGTGGTCGAAGATCTACTTGAGGAAGATAAGGCCGAGAGTATTTCCCTTATTGTCGGAATGATGGCACCGGACGATGCGGCTGAACTCATGCGCATACTGGACTCATCGCCAAGGGAGCAGATTCTTAGTTTTATTCCGTTGCATGAAGCCAATAGCATTCGGAAGCTCCTCGGATACGACGCCGAAACAGCTGGTGGCGTGATGACCACGGACTATCGCACGCTCTCTGACCACTCAACGCTGGCGCAAGCAGTAGAGCATTTGCGTCAACAGCAAATGCCAGAAGACCAACGAATATTGCCAGTGGTAGATAAAGGTAATCGACTTGTTGGAATCATCCGCATTCGAGATCTCTTATTCAATGATCCAAGTAGCATTATTGAAGATGCTATGAACAACACGGTGCATGCTGTCCGATCCCAGACAGATCGAGAAGAAGTGGCCAGGCAATTTAGCCGTTATGACTATTCGATGTTGCCAGTTGTGGATGGACAAGACCGACTGCTCGGGGTGATCACTGTTGATGATGTGCTCGAAACCCTTCGAGATGAACAGACTGAAGATGTCCAAAAGCTTGTTGGAGCTGGTAGAGAAGAAGCAGTTTACTCTTCTGTTATGCAGAAGATGCGAGGCCGATCGCCTTGGTTAATCGCTAGTCTTATCTTTATGATTCCAGCGGCCTATGTCGTTCTGCAGTTCGAAGGCATGATCAAAGACCTTGCTTTGCTAGCAGTACTTATGCCGGTTGCGGCAGCGTTAGCGGGTAATGCAGGCCACCAGGCACTGGCGGTGACGCTTCGTGGGCTGGTTCTTGACGAAGTTCGACGCGGTAGAGTTTGGCCACTACTTCGTCGGGAACTGATTGTGGGCTTATTTACGGGTCTTGGACTCGGCACACTTGTGGGGCTCTTTGTCTGGGGGCTTTCTAGTGTTGTGCAAGGTGCTAGCTGGCAATTGGGAATTGTTGTTCTTTGTGCCATGACGCTTTCGATGTCTGTTGGTACGCTAGCAGGCACAAGTATTCCGCTGGTGATGAAGAAAGTGGGTGCTGATCCGGCTCAAGCGTCAGCAATTATATTGATCATGATTACGGATGCAGTTGCATTCCTCTCTCTTCTAGGTATTTCATTTGCCCTTCATGTATGGTTACTCGGTTACACAAGCCAATAG
- a CDS encoding inorganic phosphate transporter yields the protein MAWNIGANDVANAMATSVGSGALTLKRAVIFAAVLEFAGAFLVGSDVADTVRKGIIDPNIFADVPDVFACGMVAALLAAGTWLMIATYFGWPVSTTHSIVGAIIGFGIIYAGVTPIDWGKVGTIAASWVVSPLIAGFFGFFLFKMITLLVFKQRRQVRAAKRLAPILVFCVFFILSLVTVFKGLKNLNLDLDLGPACLIASGVGLIAALVTWFLARRISEKPQKNDPRFKSGRKKREYNYGVIEHMFGYLQILSACFVAFAHGANDVANSIGPLSAAVQAVREGIVEVKSGVPIWALLLGGTGIVIGLATWGWRVIETVGKKITELTPTRGFSAEFGAAVTIVVASRLGLPISTTHTLVGAVLGVGLARGISALNLRIVRDIVVSWIITLPIGAGLAIIFYWILSAIFVG from the coding sequence ATGGCATGGAATATTGGTGCTAACGACGTCGCTAATGCCATGGCAACCAGTGTTGGCTCCGGGGCACTCACGCTGAAGCGAGCAGTCATTTTTGCGGCGGTGCTAGAGTTTGCTGGTGCGTTCCTGGTGGGCTCCGACGTCGCCGATACAGTGCGCAAGGGCATTATTGATCCCAACATATTTGCTGATGTGCCCGATGTATTTGCATGTGGGATGGTTGCGGCGCTCCTGGCGGCAGGTACATGGTTGATGATCGCCACTTATTTTGGATGGCCTGTTTCAACAACCCACAGCATTGTTGGCGCCATCATTGGTTTCGGCATTATCTATGCGGGCGTCACTCCAATTGATTGGGGAAAAGTAGGCACGATTGCCGCGAGTTGGGTGGTGTCGCCTTTGATTGCTGGTTTCTTTGGCTTCTTCTTATTTAAGATGATTACGTTGTTGGTCTTTAAACAGCGCCGACAGGTGCGCGCTGCCAAAAGGCTGGCTCCAATACTCGTCTTCTGTGTATTTTTCATTCTGAGCCTTGTGACGGTATTCAAGGGTCTTAAAAACCTTAATCTTGACTTAGATCTAGGTCCAGCTTGTCTGATTGCTAGTGGCGTAGGGCTGATTGCTGCGTTGGTGACATGGTTCTTGGCGCGGAGGATTTCCGAAAAGCCGCAAAAGAATGATCCTCGGTTTAAGTCAGGCCGCAAAAAGCGAGAGTATAACTACGGCGTTATCGAACACATGTTCGGTTACTTGCAAATTCTCAGCGCTTGCTTCGTTGCATTTGCGCACGGTGCGAATGATGTTGCCAATTCAATTGGGCCACTGTCTGCGGCTGTGCAGGCGGTGAGAGAAGGCATTGTTGAGGTTAAATCAGGCGTGCCCATCTGGGCACTTCTGCTTGGTGGTACTGGTATCGTGATTGGCCTGGCAACCTGGGGTTGGCGTGTCATTGAGACTGTAGGCAAAAAGATTACTGAGTTGACGCCAACGCGTGGTTTCTCAGCAGAGTTTGGTGCCGCCGTCACGATTGTCGTTGCCTCAAGATTGGGACTGCCCATTTCGACGACCCACACTTTAGTGGGAGCAGTGCTTGGAGTCGGTTTGGCACGTGGTATTTCGGCACTCAACCTACGTATTGTCAGAGATATTGTTGTGAGCTGGATTATCACACTCCCAATAGGCGCAGGCTTGGCGATCATCTTCTACTGGATCCTCAGCGCCATATTTGTTGGGTGA
- a CDS encoding PH domain-containing protein, with amino-acid sequence MSQPSQQLQRFGRLLPSDLIKPEEQLLYVSRPSPWYILLGGLGSLITIALVTVIIALLVMLTPITAGAAWVVWVVGGLLFLIRLLWQALMWWTHIYILTNGRVLRRVGVLSVSVFEASRTRLQQTQMDASFLERVCRIGTIAFATAGSDGYDAFWVMVRKPHHVHRLVSSTLPGDGLT; translated from the coding sequence GTGAGTCAGCCATCGCAACAGCTTCAAAGATTCGGTCGACTCTTGCCCTCGGATTTAATAAAACCTGAAGAGCAGCTTCTCTACGTCAGTCGTCCAAGCCCCTGGTATATCTTGTTGGGAGGCCTTGGTTCACTGATCACCATTGCCCTTGTTACCGTGATCATTGCATTGCTTGTGATGCTTACGCCAATTACAGCTGGCGCTGCGTGGGTGGTTTGGGTTGTGGGCGGCCTCTTGTTTCTGATTCGCCTCTTGTGGCAGGCACTCATGTGGTGGACACATATTTACATACTTACAAACGGTCGAGTGTTGCGTCGGGTCGGCGTGCTTAGTGTTTCTGTTTTTGAGGCCTCTCGCACACGACTGCAGCAGACACAGATGGACGCATCATTTCTGGAACGCGTTTGCAGGATTGGGACAATTGCTTTTGCGACGGCTGGTAGTGATGGATACGACGCATTTTGGGTCATGGTGAGAAAGCCCCATCATGTGCATCGGCTTGTAAGTAGTACTCTGCCAGGCGATGGGCTTACTTGA